Proteins encoded within one genomic window of Halalkalibacillus sediminis:
- a CDS encoding DUF2975 domain-containing protein: MKKKTVIFLKVITYLVGIGLLIGMFVLFHLSNYTANMYPEFAYLKFPVLIGMYVSTIPFFYALFQTYKLLKFIEEDHAFSIDAVLSLKRIKLCAIAIIFMYFIGMIFLVTQSALHPSIALVGLAIIFVSCVIFYFAEVLQGIFKNAADIKEENDLTV; encoded by the coding sequence ATGAAAAAGAAAACGGTAATTTTTTTGAAGGTGATAACATATTTGGTTGGGATAGGTCTCCTGATTGGAATGTTTGTTTTATTCCATCTTTCTAATTATACAGCGAACATGTATCCTGAATTTGCATATCTGAAATTTCCAGTGTTAATCGGCATGTATGTGTCCACCATTCCTTTTTTCTATGCTTTGTTCCAAACATACAAATTGCTTAAATTTATTGAAGAAGACCACGCATTTTCAATTGACGCTGTATTATCTTTGAAACGAATCAAACTGTGTGCTATAGCTATTATTTTTATGTATTTTATTGGGATGATCTTCTTAGTCACCCAGAGTGCTCTTCATCCAAGTATTGCATTAGTTGGTTTGGCGATTATCTTCGTATCATGCGTTATCTTTTATTTTGCTGAGGTTCTTCAAGGGATATTTAAAAATGCTGCAGATATTAAAGAAGAAAACGACCTAACGGTTTGA
- a CDS encoding shikimate kinase: MKNETPNKIHIIGSVGSGKTTLARKLSAKYDIPFFELDNVVWERHENGDRRRTEEEKRECLMSIFAQDRWIIEGVHNEEWVKDCFENAETIIFMDPSMNVRRYRIFKRFLKQRFGREKSNYKPTLKIFFKMYKWNKHFEGKGKANFFKKYKKYDGKIVVVSKKEDVSSFMK, translated from the coding sequence ATGAAGAATGAAACACCAAACAAAATACATATCATCGGTTCAGTCGGCAGTGGGAAGACCACACTCGCGAGGAAGTTATCTGCTAAGTATGATATTCCCTTTTTCGAACTAGACAATGTCGTATGGGAAAGACATGAAAACGGGGATCGACGTCGAACGGAAGAGGAAAAACGTGAATGCTTGATGTCCATTTTTGCACAAGATCGCTGGATAATCGAAGGTGTTCATAATGAAGAATGGGTGAAGGACTGCTTTGAGAATGCGGAGACCATTATTTTCATGGATCCAAGTATGAACGTAAGGAGATATAGGATTTTCAAAAGATTCTTAAAGCAACGTTTTGGACGAGAAAAGTCGAACTATAAGCCGACATTAAAAATTTTCTTCAAAATGTATAAATGGAACAAACACTTTGAAGGGAAGGGGAAAGCTAATTTTTTTAAGAAATATAAGAAGTACGACGGGAAGATAGTCGTGGTAAGTAAAAAGGAAGATGTAAGTTCGTTTATGAAGTAA
- a CDS encoding isochorismatase family protein, whose product MKALLVIDVQNGVVDLGDFKEELSYMESVIKDFQSKDLPVIFMRHFDDMEESPLFEGSEGSKLHSSLDQYASNVIDKRTPNSFYNTTLQKELEKLGVTHLFITGFNTEFCCMFTAITAFDKGYKVTFIEDATGTVNTEDTYEMKGLDIRDFVGTVLDWSEVIEVLDFEEYAEKYTSLGSS is encoded by the coding sequence ATGAAAGCACTTTTAGTTATTGATGTACAAAATGGGGTTGTGGATTTAGGGGATTTCAAAGAAGAATTGTCTTATATGGAGTCTGTCATAAAGGATTTTCAATCAAAAGATCTACCGGTTATTTTCATGAGACACTTCGATGATATGGAGGAGAGTCCTCTTTTTGAAGGTTCTGAGGGTTCTAAACTACATTCCTCTTTAGATCAGTATGCGAGTAATGTAATCGACAAGAGAACGCCAAATTCTTTTTATAATACCACCTTGCAAAAAGAACTAGAGAAACTAGGAGTCACACATTTATTTATAACAGGCTTTAACACAGAGTTCTGCTGTATGTTCACTGCAATCACCGCATTCGATAAAGGATACAAGGTGACATTCATAGAGGATGCGACAGGTACAGTAAACACAGAAGACACCTACGAAATGAAAGGGCTTGATATAAGAGATTTTGTAGGTACCGTCTTGGATTGGTCGGAAGTAATCGAAGTGCTAGACTTTGAGGAATACGCTGAGAAGTACACTTCACTAGGATCAAGTTGA
- a CDS encoding DUF4878 domain-containing protein, which yields MRKVILAMLISLVGLSFMGCSGPEQKVKNVTNNYYQALINEDFEKAFEMLYLYDFAEDKHPTDGTTLNKKKAKEFYLKKVEVLKENNYKVTDFEITKVRKEDGHTSFAEVKLNVEVNGESIEWHETVDEWEGKAWIIDEHDPFAKYRDGKMNFDFEKELEENEMTMVEEENTF from the coding sequence TTGAGGAAAGTTATCTTAGCTATGTTAATTTCATTAGTAGGTTTATCTTTCATGGGATGTTCTGGTCCTGAACAAAAAGTAAAAAATGTGACCAATAATTATTATCAAGCACTTATTAATGAAGACTTTGAAAAAGCATTCGAAATGTTATATTTATATGATTTTGCTGAAGACAAACATCCAACTGATGGTACAACTTTAAATAAGAAAAAGGCTAAAGAGTTTTATTTGAAAAAAGTTGAAGTATTGAAAGAAAACAACTATAAGGTTACGGATTTTGAAATTACTAAAGTTAGAAAAGAAGACGGTCATACATCTTTTGCAGAAGTAAAACTCAATGTTGAAGTTAATGGAGAAAGTATTGAGTGGCATGAAACAGTAGATGAGTGGGAAGGTAAAGCTTGGATTATCGATGAACATGATCCATTTGCAAAGTATCGCGATGGAAAAATGAATTTCGATTTTGAAAAAGAATTAGAGGAAAATGAAATGACGATGGTTGAAGAAGAAAATACATTTTAA
- a CDS encoding sporulation protein Cse60, whose amino-acid sequence MKVKTFSAASEKGIDNKLNEFLDENNHSIEIVDIKFSYGAMVVFKEKHTDSIDE is encoded by the coding sequence ATGAAAGTGAAAACTTTTTCTGCCGCATCCGAAAAAGGTATAGATAATAAACTCAATGAATTCTTAGATGAAAATAATCACTCGATAGAAATCGTAGATATCAAATTTTCATATGGAGCGATGGTTGTTTTTAAAGAAAAACATACGGATTCTATAGACGAATAA
- a CDS encoding TIGR04104 family putative zinc finger protein, with protein sequence MPTCQSCGKEWSWKQTFRKMFSLDKGLVCPYCGKKQYQTKASKKNMFYVTLIILSPLLLPAAIELKLVMLLSLFIISILSFPYIINLANKEDPIFGFSNLIKNKKYLWTFLTLFLSALFLNYIFPRNFPLASSPRLILNIPLETREGINTIGIIALTLLLGSLVFLALGLNKYRVRLIILFIIVFMVLPSLLFSAYQRTVAEGIDAISYDRDSSLCEYERVDGKKMVFNCQMTFENHSGENVDFWIEFPEDKTMKREIPLAKLINENGPYEVMIPADRPRTVYIEGQLDIAEYEDDFQSGGWSIFNVMISSENKSREVD encoded by the coding sequence ATGCCGACCTGTCAAAGCTGTGGGAAAGAATGGAGCTGGAAACAGACTTTCAGAAAGATGTTCTCTTTAGATAAGGGTTTAGTGTGCCCATATTGTGGAAAGAAACAATATCAAACGAAAGCATCAAAGAAAAATATGTTTTATGTAACATTGATCATTTTGTCTCCCCTGCTATTACCAGCTGCTATTGAACTCAAACTAGTTATGTTATTAAGTTTATTCATCATTTCTATCTTGAGCTTCCCATACATAATCAATCTAGCGAATAAAGAGGATCCCATTTTTGGTTTTTCCAATTTGATAAAGAATAAGAAGTATTTGTGGACTTTTCTCACATTATTTCTATCCGCATTGTTTTTAAACTACATCTTTCCTCGTAACTTCCCACTTGCTAGCAGTCCACGTCTGATTTTAAATATCCCTTTAGAGACCCGAGAAGGAATTAATACGATCGGAATAATCGCATTGACCCTATTATTAGGAAGTTTGGTTTTTTTAGCTCTAGGCTTGAATAAATATCGTGTACGTCTGATTATTCTGTTCATCATCGTCTTCATGGTCTTACCGTCCTTACTTTTCTCTGCATATCAAAGAACTGTTGCTGAAGGAATAGATGCCATTTCTTATGATAGGGATTCCTCTTTGTGTGAATACGAAAGAGTGGATGGTAAAAAGATGGTCTTCAATTGCCAAATGACTTTTGAAAACCATAGTGGAGAAAATGTTGATTTCTGGATTGAGTTCCCAGAAGATAAAACTATGAAAAGGGAAATCCCACTAGCAAAGTTAATTAATGAAAATGGTCCTTATGAAGTTATGATTCCTGCTGATCGTCCTCGAACAGTTTATATTGAAGGACAGCTAGATATTGCCGAATATGAAGATGACTTTCAAAGTGGTGGGTGGAGTATCTTTAATGTTATGATCTCCTCTGAAAATAAAAGTAGAGAGGTTGATTAA
- a CDS encoding TIGR04104 family putative zinc finger protein, with translation MPICQSCGNQWSWKQTFRKMFTLDVSIECPYCKKKQYQTRTSRKRAAYMTLLILLPLILPIAPEIKLIILFSFFVICTIGFPYMIQLSNEEEHMF, from the coding sequence ATGCCAATATGTCAGAGTTGCGGAAATCAATGGAGTTGGAAGCAAACCTTCAGGAAGATGTTCACTTTGGATGTGAGTATAGAATGCCCTTATTGTAAAAAGAAGCAGTATCAAACCAGAACATCAAGAAAAAGAGCTGCTTATATGACATTGCTTATACTATTGCCACTAATCTTACCGATTGCACCAGAAATCAAGCTAATAATACTCTTCAGCTTTTTCGTCATATGTACTATAGGTTTTCCGTATATGATTCAACTGTCTAATGAAGAGGAGCACATGTTTTAA
- a CDS encoding GOLPH3/VPS74 family protein gives MLSIPERLLLLTLNDKGKVKMSSSTGIRYGLAGAILMELALLEKVEVDKNRVILIDDQLTGDPVLDGALANMKEIKKTKKAKFWVNKLAKKKYQDLVFRSLVEKDIVENVEEKILGIFPTKRYPIKDIETQNHLEQDLRAFILKEEVPEERTLLLVGLLNTCKITNHIFAKDERKEARRQIEKIMKSDLISKSVSDAVKSVEAATIAAMGAAAASSVSS, from the coding sequence ATGTTATCTATTCCAGAAAGGTTATTGTTGCTTACGTTGAACGATAAAGGGAAGGTCAAGATGAGCTCTTCGACTGGTATCAGATACGGGTTGGCTGGGGCCATTCTCATGGAGCTCGCTTTACTAGAAAAGGTAGAAGTCGATAAGAATCGAGTAATATTGATAGATGACCAACTTACTGGAGATCCAGTATTAGATGGGGCTCTTGCTAATATGAAAGAAATAAAAAAGACGAAAAAAGCGAAGTTCTGGGTAAATAAACTGGCGAAAAAGAAATATCAGGACCTAGTTTTCCGGTCACTAGTTGAAAAAGATATTGTTGAAAATGTTGAAGAGAAGATTCTTGGAATATTTCCAACCAAGCGTTACCCAATAAAAGATATAGAAACTCAAAATCATCTAGAGCAAGATTTGCGGGCCTTCATTTTGAAAGAAGAAGTTCCTGAAGAACGGACCCTTCTTCTTGTGGGTTTGCTTAATACTTGTAAGATAACAAACCATATCTTTGCAAAAGATGAGAGAAAAGAAGCGCGTCGTCAAATCGAGAAGATCATGAAGAGTGACCTCATTTCCAAGTCAGTATCAGATGCTGTGAAATCAGTAGAAGCAGCAACAATAGCTGCGATGGGCGCAGCCGCAGCCTCAAGCGTGTCGTCTTAA
- a CDS encoding putative bifunctional diguanylate cyclase/phosphodiesterase: MQSSKISAMILIVLFTLISYAWIFIFTGNEWMMLLGAYIFPIIGGSLSLFWLVNAYRTLTGSRKYFWLLLGIGVLFYISSNLVGLYALLIQESSAYPDLASVLWLIGYGIFLIALIYKMQIISISNSNSQFVYNILIFMTIAAAISGHYLIQPIFEQSEFVLSNFTLLYPILNLSILFVTISLYYLTRALEDRRVIILLVSGFLVQIFADSVYVYSYVNEEYLLGGWIDPIWTIAILLIGFASFYVQERTDTAVWKESKYFKFRNTLYPYLSATLLSILVIDSYQWNLNALSIGMVVVFLLIVIRQYFVMRQNEILMSKFRRLAYYDSLTGLRNRTKFNKDLKHIVSEAQKSNTVLALILIDLDRFKNVNDAFGHDVGDQLLQGVAKRLQNSLGKGERLYRLGGDEFIIIIPNLSGNICESRASTILEGFRSHFLVEEHEILMTPSIGISHYPRVGEDEETLLKNADAAMYLAKKSGKNNYEFYTPELNKTMTRKTKIERELRSAIDKNQMELFYQPQVDLNTGEIVSVEALLRWKHPELGYIPPDEFIPMAEESGQIVPIGEWVLKDACKQNKTWQEEGHPKIIIAVNVSVRQFQYGNFIQKVEETLRENALDPQYLKLEITESIIQNINESIMVMERLNELGVKTSIDDFGKGFSSLSVLKNLPIDTIKIDKSFINDIGDKTSEAMVKTVIDLGLNLNLNVIAEGIEEEHQVNKLLENKCFVGQGYYYSRPVPAEEFVKLLMERTLIY; encoded by the coding sequence ATGCAATCTAGTAAAATATCAGCAATGATCTTAATAGTGTTATTCACCCTTATATCTTATGCGTGGATCTTTATTTTTACAGGTAATGAATGGATGATGCTACTTGGCGCATATATCTTTCCGATTATTGGCGGTTCTTTAAGCTTATTTTGGCTAGTCAACGCTTACCGAACATTAACTGGTAGTAGAAAATATTTCTGGCTTTTATTAGGTATAGGCGTTTTATTTTATATTTCATCTAATCTGGTTGGGCTTTATGCTCTATTAATACAAGAAAGCTCTGCATACCCTGATTTAGCAAGTGTTCTATGGTTAATAGGATACGGCATATTCTTGATCGCATTGATATATAAAATGCAGATAATAAGCATTTCAAACTCTAATAGTCAATTTGTATATAATATACTCATATTTATGACGATAGCAGCTGCGATTAGTGGACATTATTTAATTCAGCCAATCTTTGAACAATCTGAATTTGTTCTTTCCAATTTTACGCTGCTATATCCAATACTGAATCTAAGTATTCTTTTCGTCACAATTTCTCTCTATTATTTGACGAGAGCCTTAGAGGATCGAAGAGTTATAATATTATTAGTTAGCGGATTTTTGGTACAGATATTTGCAGACTCGGTTTATGTCTATTCGTATGTAAATGAGGAGTATTTGCTAGGCGGTTGGATTGATCCAATTTGGACAATTGCAATCTTATTGATTGGTTTTGCTAGTTTTTATGTGCAAGAAAGAACAGACACCGCGGTTTGGAAAGAAAGTAAGTATTTTAAATTCAGAAATACACTCTATCCCTATTTGAGTGCAACACTTCTAAGTATCTTAGTGATTGATAGTTATCAGTGGAACTTGAATGCTCTTAGTATTGGAATGGTAGTTGTATTTCTTCTAATAGTTATCAGGCAGTATTTCGTCATGAGACAGAATGAGATTCTAATGAGTAAGTTCAGACGACTAGCTTACTACGATTCTCTTACCGGATTAAGAAATCGAACTAAATTCAATAAAGATCTGAAACATATTGTAAGTGAAGCTCAGAAATCAAACACAGTGTTAGCTCTTATTCTAATCGATTTAGATCGTTTTAAAAATGTGAATGATGCCTTTGGTCACGATGTGGGTGATCAGTTGTTGCAAGGTGTTGCTAAGCGATTACAGAACTCTTTAGGTAAAGGTGAAAGACTTTATCGACTGGGTGGTGATGAATTCATTATCATTATCCCAAATCTGTCAGGTAATATTTGTGAGTCAAGGGCGTCGACTATTCTAGAAGGTTTCCGTAGCCATTTTTTAGTGGAAGAACATGAAATATTAATGACCCCAAGCATTGGTATCAGTCATTATCCTAGAGTAGGAGAAGATGAAGAAACTTTATTAAAAAATGCTGATGCGGCTATGTACTTAGCTAAGAAATCCGGGAAAAATAATTATGAATTTTACACTCCGGAATTGAACAAAACAATGACCAGAAAAACCAAAATTGAGAGAGAATTGAGAAGTGCTATAGATAAAAATCAAATGGAATTGTTCTATCAACCCCAAGTCGATCTCAACACTGGAGAAATAGTAAGTGTGGAAGCTTTGCTAAGGTGGAAGCATCCGGAATTGGGGTATATTCCTCCAGATGAATTCATTCCTATGGCAGAAGAGTCAGGGCAAATTGTTCCCATTGGTGAATGGGTGCTGAAAGATGCTTGTAAGCAGAACAAGACTTGGCAAGAAGAAGGACATCCTAAGATCATCATTGCCGTCAATGTATCTGTGCGTCAGTTCCAATATGGTAACTTCATACAAAAAGTTGAGGAAACCCTAAGAGAAAACGCGCTTGACCCTCAATATCTTAAACTAGAAATCACAGAAAGTATCATTCAAAATATCAACGAATCCATCATGGTTATGGAACGTTTAAATGAGTTAGGAGTCAAAACATCAATCGACGACTTCGGTAAAGGTTTTTCCTCATTATCTGTCCTGAAAAATTTACCTATCGACACGATTAAAATTGATAAGTCATTTATTAATGACATTGGGGACAAAACAAGTGAGGCGATGGTGAAAACAGTAATAGATTTAGGATTGAACCTGAACTTGAATGTAATTGCAGAAGGAATAGAAGAAGAACATCAGGTTAATAAGTTATTGGAAAATAAATGCTTTGTGGGGCAGGGTTATTATTATTCCAGACCTGTTCCAGCTGAGGAATTTGTGAAGCTACTAATGGAGCGTACACTTATATATTAA
- a CDS encoding NUDIX hydrolase — protein sequence MKNNTVVANNNGTKVLTDAHGRTYLSVEENESVVVLAKDGEDFILINQYRKPVDSYIVQLPGGGVEKGEDLPEAAKRELIEETGFECGEVHYLGKMLAAPWLCDEVTHVFFTEEVLERKDQQLEAHETIEVLRISVDECLENIKNSNFNDPELCYGVLQAKLQGYISS from the coding sequence TTGAAAAATAACACGGTGGTTGCGAATAATAATGGCACCAAAGTTCTTACAGACGCACATGGACGAACGTACTTATCGGTTGAAGAAAATGAATCTGTCGTCGTCCTCGCAAAAGATGGAGAGGACTTCATACTTATCAATCAATACCGGAAGCCAGTGGATTCGTATATCGTCCAGTTGCCTGGTGGTGGAGTTGAGAAGGGTGAAGATCTACCAGAAGCGGCTAAAAGGGAACTTATAGAAGAAACAGGATTCGAGTGTGGTGAAGTACATTATTTAGGAAAGATGCTTGCAGCACCTTGGCTCTGTGATGAAGTGACACATGTATTTTTTACAGAAGAAGTACTTGAAAGAAAAGATCAACAGCTTGAAGCGCATGAAACTATTGAGGTGCTGAGAATTAGTGTCGATGAATGCCTTGAGAATATAAAAAATAGTAACTTCAATGACCCTGAACTTTGTTATGGAGTTCTACAAGCAAAATTGCAAGGATATATCAGTAGTTGA
- a CDS encoding helix-turn-helix domain-containing protein codes for MAIVINIDVMLAKRKMSVTELSERVGITMANLSILKNGKAKAIRVSTLDQICKALDCQPGDILEYKEDE; via the coding sequence ATGGCAATTGTAATTAATATAGACGTTATGCTGGCCAAGAGAAAGATGAGTGTCACTGAGTTATCTGAAAGAGTGGGTATTACAATGGCGAACCTTTCTATTTTGAAAAATGGCAAGGCGAAGGCCATTCGAGTTTCGACATTGGATCAAATCTGCAAGGCGCTTGACTGTCAACCAGGTGATATTTTGGAGTATAAAGAAGATGAATAA
- a CDS encoding DUF1206 domain-containing protein gives MSTSSRSYSSRKTKEEIKPWVRRLARVGYMAKGLVFVLVGILTFMAAIGIGGNTEGTQGMFKSLAGMPFGEVLLWIIGIGLFLYIMWLLIKVVKDPQNKGKGMKGIFGRGASLVIAIIYSGLALSAIQVASSAGGRSGGGNSEKTMSAELLSQPYGQWIIGIIGGIIIFYGLNEAYKGITTKFMKRFHTQDMSTQEKKVARNSGRLGLTARGIVLAMVGYFFIQVAYTADSDQAKGLDGALNEIAQESYGQWLLGIAAIGLFLYGIYQIARGRYQHMGMGRY, from the coding sequence ATGAGCACTAGCAGTCGCAGTTACTCATCTAGGAAAACAAAAGAGGAAATCAAGCCCTGGGTTCGGAGATTAGCAAGAGTCGGATATATGGCAAAAGGTCTAGTATTCGTTCTTGTAGGTATACTGACTTTCATGGCTGCAATCGGAATTGGCGGTAACACAGAAGGTACACAAGGAATGTTCAAGTCGTTAGCTGGTATGCCTTTTGGAGAAGTGTTGTTATGGATTATTGGAATTGGTCTTTTCTTATACATCATGTGGCTATTGATTAAAGTCGTTAAAGACCCTCAGAATAAAGGAAAGGGCATGAAGGGGATCTTCGGACGAGGAGCCAGTCTAGTTATTGCAATCATTTATTCAGGACTAGCTTTAAGTGCCATTCAAGTCGCTTCAAGTGCAGGGGGTAGAAGTGGCGGTGGAAATAGTGAAAAAACCATGTCCGCAGAATTATTATCCCAACCTTATGGTCAATGGATTATTGGAATTATCGGTGGAATTATTATATTTTATGGACTGAATGAAGCTTACAAGGGAATCACTACGAAGTTTATGAAGAGATTCCACACACAAGATATGAGTACCCAAGAAAAAAAGGTTGCTAGAAACTCTGGTAGATTAGGCCTCACTGCTCGTGGAATCGTCCTCGCCATGGTAGGATACTTCTTTATCCAAGTAGCTTACACAGCTGACTCAGATCAAGCAAAAGGATTAGACGGGGCGCTGAACGAGATCGCCCAAGAATCCTATGGGCAGTGGTTATTAGGGATCGCCGCAATAGGCCTGTTTCTATATGGAATTTATCAGATTGCCAGAGGAAGATACCAACATATGGGTATGGGAAGATATTAA
- a CDS encoding kinase has protein sequence MYKEIARELLARFLNNHFRKRPFIVAIDGLSGSGKTTLASLLQRELTEKHKYNVSIIHIDDHIEKRDKRYNTGREEWYEYYFLQWDISSIQKRLFIPLHRNCSELYLPFYNQPTDTTSNREIPTNNVDIIIIEGIFLQRNEWMSFYDFTVFLDCPRAIRYQRVLDRDSYIGNLEERLHKYKRRYWAGEDFYMKNEQPIEKADKVYEVK, from the coding sequence ATGTATAAAGAAATCGCCCGTGAATTGTTAGCTAGGTTTTTAAACAACCATTTTAGGAAGCGTCCGTTTATTGTTGCAATTGATGGCTTGAGTGGATCTGGTAAAACAACTTTGGCATCTTTACTACAAAGGGAGTTAACCGAAAAACATAAATACAATGTTTCCATAATACATATTGATGACCATATAGAAAAACGTGATAAACGCTACAATACTGGAAGAGAAGAATGGTATGAATATTATTTTTTGCAATGGGATATCTCCTCAATTCAAAAGAGATTATTCATTCCTCTACATCGAAACTGTAGTGAATTATATTTACCATTTTATAATCAACCCACTGATACCACCTCCAACAGAGAAATACCTACCAACAATGTCGACATCATTATAATTGAAGGGATTTTTCTGCAAAGAAACGAATGGATGAGTTTTTACGATTTTACAGTATTCTTAGACTGCCCCCGCGCAATTAGGTATCAAAGAGTTTTAGATCGTGACTCTTATATTGGTAATCTAGAGGAACGGCTCCATAAATACAAACGAAGATATTGGGCTGGGGAAGATTTTTATATGAAAAACGAGCAGCCAATTGAAAAAGCTGATAAGGTTTATGAAGTAAAATGA
- a CDS encoding protein kinase domain-containing protein gives MSFKLKEPHDFSWLKDLGEVVNVFDQQDSGNICFVVESQFRRLFIKYAGARTVQYGGVPEDAIQRLKEAVTVYESLKHPHLTELLDHFETASGYVLVFEWFDGENLHPHWRFPPPHKYTHPESPYYKFKQLTVGRRLKTLTNIFEFHVHVEREGYVAIDFYDGSIMYDFQMNLAKICDIDLYRKKPYTNTIGRMWGSKRFMSPEEFEKGALIDTKTNVYNMGAIAFSLLGGELDRTIDKWEANIELYDVVKKATNPNREKRYPTIEAFYHDWVMNIN, from the coding sequence GTGTCATTCAAATTAAAGGAGCCTCATGATTTTAGTTGGCTAAAAGATTTAGGCGAAGTAGTAAACGTTTTTGATCAGCAAGACTCAGGAAATATTTGCTTTGTAGTGGAATCTCAATTCAGAAGGCTTTTCATCAAATATGCAGGTGCGCGCACTGTTCAATATGGAGGTGTACCTGAGGATGCTATTCAGAGGCTGAAAGAGGCTGTTACAGTATATGAGTCATTAAAGCATCCTCATCTGACAGAGCTATTGGATCATTTCGAAACTGCTTCAGGGTACGTCCTTGTTTTTGAGTGGTTCGATGGAGAAAACCTCCACCCTCATTGGCGCTTTCCACCTCCACATAAATACACCCACCCAGAATCCCCTTATTACAAGTTTAAACAATTAACTGTGGGGCGTAGGCTTAAAACATTAACAAACATATTCGAATTTCATGTACATGTTGAAAGAGAAGGATATGTTGCTATCGATTTTTACGATGGAAGTATTATGTATGATTTCCAAATGAATCTCGCTAAAATTTGTGATATTGATTTGTACCGAAAGAAACCATATACCAACACAATAGGAAGGATGTGGGGTTCAAAAAGATTTATGTCTCCAGAAGAGTTTGAGAAAGGTGCCTTAATTGATACAAAGACGAATGTATACAATATGGGAGCAATTGCCTTCAGTCTATTAGGAGGAGAACTCGATCGGACAATTGATAAATGGGAAGCGAATATTGAATTATATGATGTTGTGAAAAAAGCTACGAATCCAAATCGTGAAAAGCGTTATCCAACGATTGAAGCCTTTTATCATGACTGGGTGATGAATATTAATTGA
- a CDS encoding DUF5694 domain-containing protein: MDNLNEKRAKVMLLGSFHFNKPGNDMIEETYDFDPFSEERQKEISEVVELLGRFRPTKIAVETNRGDQSYLDDTFKQYLNNQNHLPAHEGLQIGAPLAKKFDIETISAVDDKQRFVLTDEEGQQLGSDIEGIDPKGWNQFLEYNEQLNNGISNQTLKESLTYRNSPECLNFQDSFYYKIMMKVESNENYLGADWMTGWYGRNLRIFRNLQRITQSENERILVIFGTGHIPILKELINNSPEHEEVDVLDYLK; encoded by the coding sequence ATGGATAACCTTAATGAAAAGCGCGCGAAGGTGATGTTGCTTGGATCGTTTCATTTCAATAAGCCTGGAAACGATATGATCGAAGAGACTTATGATTTCGATCCTTTTTCAGAAGAACGACAGAAAGAAATTTCAGAAGTAGTGGAGCTCTTAGGAAGGTTCCGTCCTACAAAAATTGCCGTGGAAACGAATCGTGGAGATCAAAGTTATTTAGATGATACCTTCAAGCAATATCTAAATAACCAAAATCATTTACCAGCTCATGAAGGACTGCAGATTGGAGCTCCTTTAGCGAAAAAGTTTGATATTGAAACGATAAGTGCTGTGGATGATAAGCAAAGATTCGTTTTAACCGATGAGGAGGGCCAACAGCTTGGGAGTGATATAGAAGGTATTGACCCTAAAGGATGGAACCAATTTTTAGAGTACAATGAACAATTAAATAATGGTATTTCTAATCAAACTTTAAAAGAATCACTTACATATAGGAATAGTCCAGAGTGCTTGAATTTTCAAGACTCATTCTATTATAAGATCATGATGAAGGTTGAAAGTAACGAAAATTATCTCGGTGCGGATTGGATGACAGGTTGGTACGGACGTAACCTTCGTATTTTTCGAAACCTACAACGAATCACACAAAGCGAAAATGAACGAATTCTAGTAATCTTCGGAACTGGTCACATCCCTATATTAAAAGAATTAATCAATAACTCACCTGAACACGAAGAAGTCGATGTGCTAGACTATCTCAAATGA